A stretch of the uncultured Cohaesibacter sp. genome encodes the following:
- a CDS encoding SprT family zinc-dependent metalloprotease, which yields MTRRRLFSAKKELPPIIRLHHASGSIDVRLRSNPRAKRLILRLDARTGEPVATCPQGISAEKVGQFLHSHVDWLLERCKARQPNTPFEHGAVIPVRAIPHTLEHVDEARGTVRLLEEEGEHFLLVSGNESHMSRRVTDWLKKQARQDLTASVAVHAEKLGRRPSAIRIKDTTSRWGSCSSDRVLSFSWRIIMAPPRVLDYLAAHEVAHLREMNHSDRFWAHVADLCPDFETGRRWLREHGRDLHRYGVED from the coding sequence TTGACCCGCAGACGCCTTTTCAGCGCAAAGAAAGAGCTGCCGCCAATCATCAGGCTGCATCACGCATCCGGATCGATTGATGTCCGGCTGCGATCCAATCCGCGCGCCAAGCGCCTGATCCTGCGCCTTGATGCCCGCACCGGTGAGCCGGTTGCCACATGCCCTCAAGGGATCAGCGCCGAGAAGGTGGGCCAGTTTCTGCATAGCCATGTGGACTGGCTGCTGGAAAGATGCAAGGCCCGCCAGCCCAACACGCCGTTTGAGCATGGGGCTGTGATTCCGGTGCGTGCCATCCCTCACACCCTCGAACATGTCGACGAAGCCCGTGGCACCGTTCGGCTGTTGGAAGAGGAGGGCGAGCACTTTTTGCTCGTTAGTGGCAACGAATCCCACATGAGCCGACGGGTCACCGACTGGTTGAAAAAGCAGGCCCGTCAGGACCTCACCGCCTCGGTTGCTGTTCATGCGGAAAAACTGGGTCGTCGCCCCTCCGCCATCCGCATCAAGGACACCACCAGCCGCTGGGGCTCTTGCAGCTCGGACCGGGTGCTTTCTTTCAGCTGGCGTATCATCATGGCCCCGCCTCGGGTGCTTGATTATCTCGCCGCCCATGAAGTGGCCCATTTGCGCGAAATGAACCATTCCGATCGTTTCTGGGCGCATGTCGCGGATCTGTGCCCGGATTTCGAAACAGGGCGCCGATGGCTGCGCGAGCATGGCCGTGATCTGCATCGCTATGGGGTCGAGGACTGA
- a CDS encoding ABC transporter ATP-binding protein, whose translation MTATSLRERWNRYFSDPETSRYLMYRLLSENFSTYAKRYAVAFLFMGIVATTTALSAWIMRDVINEIFVSKDFERVVVVSLVVMAIYTAKGIATFMQTTTLAKIGNAIVAQMQRKLYGHIMVQGADFFEDYPSSELITRIGHNAGAARAVMDLLVTSIGRDLLSLIGLVAVMVIQNPTMSLIAFVIAPIAIFVVSKLIKRVRSIAKDQFVSMTQTTQTMQESAQGFRIIRTFGLSGIMAERMNEAIEGVERRANKIANLSARTSPLMETLGGIAVALVILYCGWQTIVGGQTPGEFIAFLTALLLAYDPAKRLSRLQVNLENHLVGVRLMYEVIDRPTRLVEKPDAKPLAVSDGTVEFDHVSFSYNGDSHIISDLTLTLEGSKTTALVGPSGGGKSTIMALVQRFYDVTDGAVRIDGTDIRDCSLATLNAHIALVTQDTVLFSGTIRDNIRFGRIDATDAEIEQAAKDAFAHDFIMALPKGYETSVSENATNFSGGQKQRIAIARAMVKNARIVLLDEATSALDSESEAKVQAAFDRLSEGRTTLVIAHRLSTIRNAHKICVIKDGKLIEEGTHADLNAKGGIYSNLVKLQIEK comes from the coding sequence ATGACAGCCACAAGCTTACGCGAGAGATGGAACCGCTATTTTTCCGATCCTGAAACGTCCCGCTATCTCATGTATCGGCTGTTGTCCGAGAATTTTAGCACCTATGCGAAACGCTATGCGGTCGCCTTTTTGTTTATGGGGATTGTCGCCACCACCACGGCGCTGAGTGCATGGATCATGCGCGATGTGATCAACGAAATCTTTGTTTCCAAGGATTTCGAACGGGTGGTCGTGGTCTCTCTGGTCGTGATGGCGATCTACACCGCCAAAGGCATTGCTACATTTATGCAAACCACGACGCTGGCCAAGATCGGCAACGCCATTGTCGCGCAAATGCAACGCAAGCTTTATGGGCATATCATGGTCCAGGGGGCGGATTTCTTCGAGGATTATCCCTCAAGTGAACTGATCACCCGCATTGGCCACAATGCCGGGGCGGCCCGTGCCGTGATGGATCTGCTGGTGACCAGCATCGGGCGTGATCTATTGTCGCTGATTGGCTTGGTCGCGGTGATGGTGATCCAGAATCCCACCATGTCGCTGATCGCCTTTGTGATTGCACCCATCGCCATTTTTGTGGTCAGCAAGCTGATCAAACGGGTGCGTTCGATTGCCAAGGATCAGTTTGTGTCAATGACCCAAACCACCCAGACCATGCAGGAAAGTGCGCAAGGCTTCCGTATCATTCGCACTTTCGGGCTGTCCGGTATCATGGCAGAACGCATGAATGAAGCCATTGAAGGGGTGGAACGTCGCGCCAACAAGATCGCCAATCTCAGCGCCCGGACTAGCCCCTTGATGGAAACATTGGGTGGCATCGCCGTTGCCCTGGTCATTCTATATTGCGGCTGGCAAACCATTGTCGGGGGGCAGACGCCCGGCGAATTTATCGCCTTCCTGACCGCTTTGCTGCTGGCCTATGATCCGGCCAAGCGTCTCAGCCGCTTGCAAGTCAATCTTGAAAACCACCTTGTCGGTGTGCGGTTGATGTATGAAGTGATCGACCGCCCAACCCGTCTGGTTGAAAAACCCGATGCCAAACCGCTTGCCGTCTCCGATGGTACGGTCGAGTTCGATCACGTTTCCTTTTCTTATAATGGGGATAGCCATATCATTTCCGACCTCACCCTGACACTGGAAGGCAGCAAGACCACCGCTTTGGTTGGTCCTTCGGGAGGCGGCAAGTCGACCATCATGGCTCTCGTTCAGCGTTTTTATGACGTCACCGATGGTGCTGTGCGCATTGACGGAACTGATATCCGCGATTGCTCGCTTGCCACGCTCAATGCCCATATTGCTCTGGTAACCCAAGACACGGTCCTGTTTTCCGGCACGATCCGCGACAATATTCGCTTTGGTCGTATTGATGCGACTGACGCGGAAATCGAACAGGCAGCAAAAGACGCCTTCGCCCATGACTTCATCATGGCTCTACCCAAGGGCTATGAAACATCTGTTAGTGAAAATGCCACCAACTTCTCCGGTGGCCAGAAGCAGCGCATCGCGATTGCCCGCGCGATGGTCAAAAATGCACGCATTGTGCTGCTGGATGAAGCGACATCGGCACTCGACAGTGAATCCGAAGCAAAAGTTCAGGCCGCCTTTGATCGCCTGAGCGAAGGCCGCACCACGTTGGTCATTGCCCATCGCCTGTCGACCATTCGCAATGCGCACAAGATCTGCGTCATTAAGGATGGGAAACTGATCGAGGAAGGCACCCATGCCGACCTTAATGCCAAGGGTGGCATCTATTCCAACTTGGTGAAGCTGCAGATTGAAAAGTGA
- a CDS encoding capsular biosynthesis protein, with the protein MFLFLQGHPSFFARNVATQLEKDGHKALRINFCLGDSLVWFGRPSVTYRGRFKDWEAYLRRYIVTHGVTDIVYYADRKPYHQVAARVAQEYKVATYCYEFGYLRPDWITLERGGMSAFSHFPNDPDQIAQIAAQCDEPDEKLKYPYTKPREIFYEVSYNLLSYFTSFLNPFYRADRYYNPLIEYISGIPGLFLEKKRHRGARELVTRLARKGNSFFIFSLQLQSDYQLRSNAPFSHQKEAIRTAIESFARNAEKKTHLVFKAHPLDNGWERWGAYIAKKARELGIEDQVHFIIGGNLTLMLKYAKGCVLINSTVGMHAIRLGCPVKVLGHAVYHIPRMTHTGSLDSFWSNPQKPDPALVNDLVKVMADTIQVKGNFFTTKGQKAAVPAFASRLVNGQVNCKGAFVPLPPRLATLDAHEPPLHWQTEPTAGRLGPKPVEGEVATDIDAASAPTY; encoded by the coding sequence GTGTTCCTGTTCCTTCAGGGGCATCCTTCTTTCTTTGCGCGTAATGTTGCCACGCAGCTTGAGAAAGATGGACACAAGGCTTTGCGGATCAATTTTTGCCTTGGTGACAGTCTCGTCTGGTTCGGCCGCCCTTCCGTCACTTATCGGGGTCGCTTCAAGGACTGGGAAGCCTATCTGCGGCGGTACATAGTCACCCATGGTGTGACTGACATTGTCTATTATGCGGATCGTAAGCCCTATCATCAGGTCGCAGCGCGTGTGGCGCAGGAATACAAAGTGGCAACCTATTGCTACGAATTTGGCTATTTGCGTCCTGACTGGATCACGCTCGAGCGTGGTGGCATGTCGGCTTTCTCTCATTTTCCGAACGATCCGGACCAGATTGCCCAGATTGCGGCCCAGTGTGACGAGCCGGACGAGAAGCTCAAATATCCCTATACGAAGCCGCGCGAAATTTTCTATGAAGTCAGCTACAATCTGCTTAGCTATTTCACTTCCTTTCTCAATCCTTTCTATCGTGCTGATCGCTACTACAATCCGCTGATTGAGTATATCTCCGGCATTCCGGGACTGTTTTTGGAGAAGAAGCGGCATCGGGGAGCCCGCGAACTGGTCACCCGACTGGCAAGAAAAGGCAACTCCTTTTTCATTTTTTCCCTGCAGCTGCAAAGCGATTATCAACTGCGCTCCAATGCGCCCTTCTCGCACCAGAAAGAAGCGATCCGCACTGCCATAGAATCCTTTGCGCGCAACGCTGAAAAGAAAACCCATCTGGTGTTCAAGGCACATCCGTTGGACAATGGATGGGAACGCTGGGGTGCCTATATCGCGAAAAAGGCGAGAGAATTAGGCATTGAAGATCAAGTCCACTTCATCATTGGTGGCAACCTGACCTTGATGCTGAAATATGCCAAAGGATGCGTTCTGATCAATAGCACGGTTGGCATGCACGCCATCCGCCTTGGATGCCCGGTTAAGGTGCTGGGGCATGCTGTCTATCACATCCCACGGATGACCCATACCGGATCTTTGGACAGCTTCTGGAGCAATCCTCAGAAGCCAGATCCAGCCTTGGTGAATGATCTGGTGAAGGTGATGGCTGATACCATTCAGGTGAAGGGCAACTTCTTCACCACCAAGGGACAAAAAGCAGCTGTGCCCGCCTTTGCTTCCAGACTTGTCAATGGACAGGTCAATTGCAAGGGGGCCTTCGTACCGCTACCGCCACGGCTCGCAACACTGGATGCGCACGAGCCGCCATTGCATTGGCAAACAGAGCCGACCGCAGGACGTCTTGGTCCAAAGCCTGTTGAGGGTGAGGTGGCGACTGACATCGATGCAGCATCGGCGCCGACCTATTAA
- a CDS encoding polysaccharide biosynthesis/export family protein yields the protein MIRSFVITISFLALTGCMATPREGPLSVEIEQQSVQNDYLVVDVDADIVDGLNGLNTIGLGNRFRKTRNYTPVSSVGTGDVLSVTVFEADQGGLFSGQDGNSAKFPHIVVDRSGEISLPYTGSINVKGKTPAQIQDLVVASLEGKAIQPQALVNVVRNETNVVTLNGDISKPGLYPLPTKGARLLDVVALAGGTKYAARETFVTLQRGKRQGVQLMKTIIEQPNENIYVSRGDRIYLSHDPQRYTVLGAVQKPSVYTFDAATISALEAIAAAGGLQDSRADATGVFVFRYEDPKVLDSLGISYSKMRLGKVPTIYRINMKHAKSYFYAQSFHLRDKDSVFVSNARSVEISKVLSLISQATGSVGNVVGTYNRIN from the coding sequence ATGATTAGATCATTTGTTATCACTATTTCTTTTCTGGCTCTGACTGGCTGTATGGCAACTCCTAGAGAAGGGCCACTGTCTGTCGAAATCGAACAACAAAGTGTTCAGAACGACTATTTGGTCGTTGATGTTGATGCAGACATTGTTGATGGATTGAATGGCCTCAACACGATTGGTCTTGGAAATCGCTTCCGCAAGACACGCAATTACACGCCCGTTTCCTCTGTCGGTACCGGGGACGTTTTGTCTGTGACCGTGTTTGAAGCAGACCAGGGCGGACTCTTCTCTGGCCAAGATGGCAACAGTGCCAAATTCCCGCATATCGTTGTTGATCGCAGTGGTGAAATTTCGTTGCCTTACACTGGCTCTATTAACGTGAAGGGCAAAACCCCGGCTCAAATTCAGGATCTTGTCGTCGCCAGCCTCGAAGGCAAGGCTATCCAGCCGCAGGCTCTGGTTAACGTTGTTCGGAATGAGACGAACGTCGTTACTCTGAACGGAGATATCTCAAAGCCCGGTCTTTACCCGCTGCCAACCAAAGGCGCTCGTTTGCTTGACGTCGTCGCATTGGCGGGCGGCACCAAATATGCAGCCCGCGAAACGTTCGTGACATTGCAGCGCGGCAAGCGTCAAGGCGTGCAGCTGATGAAGACCATCATTGAGCAGCCCAACGAAAATATCTATGTGTCACGTGGTGACCGGATTTACCTGTCCCATGACCCGCAGCGTTATACGGTGCTTGGCGCCGTCCAGAAACCATCGGTCTACACATTCGATGCGGCCACAATTTCGGCTCTGGAAGCCATCGCGGCGGCTGGCGGACTTCAAGATTCGCGTGCGGACGCAACCGGTGTCTTCGTATTCCGCTACGAGGACCCCAAAGTTCTTGATTCGCTCGGCATTTCCTACAGTAAGATGCGTCTGGGCAAGGTCCCAACCATTTATCGCATCAATATGAAACACGCAAAATCCTACTTTTATGCCCAGTCTTTCCATTTGAGAGACAAGGATTCGGTGTTTGTTTCGAACGCACGTAGCGTTGAAATTAGTAAAGTGTTAAGCTTGATCAGCCAGGCGACTGGATCTGTCGGCAACGTGGTTGGCACTTACAATCGCATTAATTAA
- a CDS encoding beta-3-deoxy-D-manno-oct-2-ulosonic acid transferase: MGLDRSWQHRPAVIYGLMRWNRKAVRGMLSDLPGEPVFARSFETALRQAKEHKASLFAWATRLTKAQRQACRDAEIPVILIEDGFVRSVGLGAAFVPATSLIFDAQGIYYDPSDPSDLEWMLEHHDVTAAERERGAAIRQMLVEGAVSKYNLDANRQQVIDLPTDREIILVPGQVSDDASILTTQSDSLDLASCRNPNCLLLERVREDNPDAFIMFKPHPDVQSGLRNGTLSAQEQMELADLVVLDGDILQLIMLCDKVETISSLTGFEALLRQKRVVVHGLPFYSGWGLTNDHSSCSRRRRTRHLDELVFLALSMYPRYVCSKSGHPTDCEDAIRELGQMRMKTPKYLGTAMRQFVAQWAFRLGL; encoded by the coding sequence ATGGGGCTTGATCGCAGCTGGCAGCATCGCCCCGCCGTGATATATGGGCTGATGCGTTGGAACCGTAAAGCAGTGCGCGGCATGCTCAGTGACTTGCCCGGGGAGCCTGTATTTGCCCGCTCATTCGAGACTGCCTTGCGGCAAGCAAAAGAACATAAGGCAAGCCTGTTTGCCTGGGCGACGCGCCTGACCAAAGCGCAAAGACAGGCCTGCCGCGATGCGGAAATACCTGTCATTCTGATCGAAGATGGCTTTGTGCGCTCCGTCGGTCTGGGGGCAGCCTTTGTGCCGGCAACCTCGTTGATCTTCGACGCACAAGGCATCTATTATGACCCTTCCGACCCAAGTGATCTGGAATGGATGCTCGAGCATCACGATGTCACGGCTGCAGAGCGGGAGCGGGGCGCCGCCATTCGTCAGATGCTCGTCGAAGGCGCCGTCAGCAAATACAATCTGGACGCCAATCGCCAGCAAGTGATCGATTTGCCGACGGATCGTGAGATTATCCTTGTGCCCGGTCAGGTCAGCGATGACGCCTCCATTCTGACCACGCAAAGCGACAGTTTGGATCTTGCCAGCTGCCGCAACCCCAATTGTCTTCTCCTGGAACGGGTCCGGGAGGATAATCCTGACGCCTTTATTATGTTCAAGCCCCACCCCGACGTGCAGTCTGGCTTGCGCAATGGCACATTAAGTGCTCAGGAGCAAATGGAACTGGCCGATCTCGTGGTGCTTGATGGCGACATTCTGCAGCTGATTATGCTCTGTGACAAAGTCGAAACCATCTCTTCTTTGACCGGCTTTGAAGCTTTGCTGAGACAAAAACGGGTTGTCGTCCATGGATTGCCTTTTTACAGCGGCTGGGGGCTAACGAACGATCATTCCAGTTGCTCCCGCAGACGGAGAACAAGGCATCTGGATGAGCTGGTGTTCCTCGCACTATCTATGTATCCGCGGTATGTGTGTTCCAAATCCGGACACCCCACCGATTGTGAAGATGCGATTCGCGAATTGGGGCAAATGCGAATGAAAACACCAAAATATTTAGGAACGGCTATGCGTCAGTTTGTCGCGCAATGGGCCTTTAGACTCGGCTTGTAG
- a CDS encoding SDR family NAD(P)-dependent oxidoreductase — MKQGAILITGASRGLGVALAKRYAAPGMHLILTARTINALSDVAAICHQMGAQVTPMALDLADPENVEAFHTARAALDLDPEGLSLVIANAGIFSGRSQAGILEPVDSQIDQININLTANIALLTPIAEEMKRTGRGHIAVVSSLAAQQPQPDSPAYSASKAGLSAWAKAIADDLIEEGVLVTNIMPGHIRTDQTDGHQGQLPGLLTPEQAADIIYRGLERRKRQIVFPRSIDWLIWLSDLLPDPLRRLALKPYRYTVRPTPSGPNGECRD; from the coding sequence ATGAAACAGGGGGCGATTTTGATCACTGGCGCCAGTCGCGGCCTTGGGGTAGCACTGGCAAAGCGATATGCCGCCCCCGGCATGCATCTGATTCTGACCGCCCGCACGATCAATGCTCTTTCCGATGTGGCTGCGATCTGCCACCAAATGGGCGCGCAGGTCACGCCAATGGCGCTGGATCTGGCCGATCCTGAAAATGTTGAAGCCTTTCACACTGCCCGTGCTGCGTTGGATCTGGATCCGGAAGGCCTGTCGCTGGTCATTGCCAATGCAGGCATATTCTCTGGCCGTTCCCAAGCCGGAATATTGGAGCCCGTGGACTCGCAAATTGATCAGATCAACATCAATCTCACCGCCAATATCGCGCTTCTAACGCCAATTGCCGAGGAAATGAAGCGGACGGGCCGGGGGCATATTGCCGTTGTCAGTTCATTGGCTGCCCAACAACCACAACCCGACAGCCCAGCCTACAGCGCCAGCAAAGCGGGGCTGTCAGCCTGGGCCAAGGCCATCGCCGACGACCTGATTGAAGAAGGCGTCTTGGTAACAAACATCATGCCCGGCCACATCCGCACCGATCAGACCGATGGTCATCAGGGGCAACTGCCCGGCCTGCTGACGCCTGAACAGGCTGCTGATATCATTTATCGCGGCCTTGAGCGCAGAAAGCGTCAGATTGTCTTTCCCCGGTCCATTGACTGGTTGATCTGGCTGAGTGACCTTTTGCCCGATCCACTTCGGCGCTTGGCCTTGAAACCCTATCGCTACACGGTTCGGCCAACCCCTTCAGGCCCAAATGGGGAGTGCCGCGACTGA
- a CDS encoding aminotransferase class I/II-fold pyridoxal phosphate-dependent enzyme, translating to MSKNRINRDAILNASRAMATKAKPAPVPVRQAVASPRQDRTDFKQLELYEQIRTQREMGKALGVIDPYFIEHQGRASATTQIDGRTILNFASYDYLGLNGLAEVQDAAIEAIGTYGTSVSGSRPTSGERPFHSALEDDLAKLYDSEAALVFVSGHATNVSTIGELLGSSDLVIYDGYSHNSVVTGCKLSGATRKTFKHNDFSDLERILSQERDKYEHVLIIVEGLYSMDGDMPDLARAVEVKERYDAWLMVDEAHSLGVLGATGKGLFEQQSIDPRKVDIWMGTMSKTLSGCGGYICGSQAMIDILKFFASGFMYSVGLSAPLAIASKTSLEIMKQEPWRVEKLQANGRYFLEHAKAAGLDTGLSAGFCVVPVIVGDSLRAVKLSNTLLERGVFAFPITYPAVPMNEARLRFFITAEHSQEQLQTAIDITAEELRKLEEEGFSLITSIASKNEEG from the coding sequence ATGAGCAAGAATAGAATTAATCGAGACGCCATTTTGAATGCGTCCCGTGCGATGGCAACCAAAGCCAAACCGGCGCCAGTCCCCGTGCGTCAGGCTGTAGCCTCGCCCCGGCAGGATCGTACCGACTTCAAGCAATTGGAGCTGTATGAACAAATTCGCACCCAGCGCGAAATGGGCAAGGCGCTCGGGGTTATCGATCCCTATTTCATCGAGCATCAGGGCAGGGCATCCGCAACCACTCAGATCGATGGCAGAACCATTTTGAATTTTGCCTCCTATGATTATCTCGGCCTGAATGGACTGGCCGAGGTACAGGATGCGGCCATCGAAGCCATTGGCACCTATGGTACCTCGGTGTCCGGCTCCCGCCCGACATCGGGCGAACGACCCTTTCATAGTGCGCTGGAAGACGATTTGGCCAAGCTTTATGACAGCGAGGCCGCTTTGGTTTTTGTCTCTGGCCATGCCACCAACGTCTCCACCATTGGCGAGCTTTTGGGCAGCTCGGATCTGGTGATCTATGATGGCTATAGCCACAATTCAGTGGTAACCGGCTGCAAATTGTCCGGTGCCACCCGAAAGACATTCAAGCACAATGACTTCTCCGATCTGGAACGGATATTGTCGCAGGAACGCGACAAATATGAGCATGTCCTGATCATTGTCGAAGGGCTCTATTCGATGGATGGCGACATGCCGGATCTGGCCCGTGCTGTCGAGGTCAAGGAACGCTATGACGCCTGGCTGATGGTCGATGAGGCGCATTCTCTGGGTGTTTTGGGGGCGACAGGCAAGGGCCTGTTTGAACAGCAGTCCATTGATCCGCGTAAGGTGGACATCTGGATGGGCACCATGAGCAAGACATTAAGCGGCTGTGGTGGCTACATTTGCGGATCGCAAGCAATGATCGATATCCTCAAATTCTTTGCCTCCGGCTTCATGTATAGTGTCGGCCTGTCCGCGCCATTGGCCATTGCCTCCAAAACGTCCCTTGAGATCATGAAGCAAGAGCCGTGGCGGGTGGAAAAACTTCAGGCCAACGGCCGGTATTTCCTCGAACATGCCAAGGCAGCGGGTCTCGATACGGGCTTGAGCGCAGGCTTCTGCGTGGTTCCGGTCATTGTTGGCGATAGTTTGCGAGCCGTGAAACTCAGCAACACTTTGCTTGAGCGTGGTGTTTTTGCCTTTCCCATCACCTACCCCGCCGTGCCAATGAATGAGGCGCGCTTGCGTTTCTTCATCACCGCTGAACATAGCCAAGAGCAATTGCAGACGGCCATCGACATCACGGCCGAAGAGTTGCGCAAACTTGAAGAAGAAGGCTTTTCGTTGATCACATCGATTGCCAGCAAGAACGAGGAAGGCTGA